Proteins co-encoded in one Euleptes europaea isolate rEulEur1 chromosome 1, rEulEur1.hap1, whole genome shotgun sequence genomic window:
- the INKA1 gene encoding PAK4-inhibitor INKA1 gives MHSARLDAFVSHLRAEMLCMKESSEVLRGQMHCMMRTLHDLKRAHDQDLRLDPKEIRPLPAMPSPKQCTSPRVSAISEADSACCLEVAVEEETAFTPPSSERSLEFDSGYSEVSGSSWRDEECPPSLRASKLSSGGFLRRRAPARRPRPKSASDACLERWREAEPTDAGDWTVSLLSQSRNRQPLVLGDNCFADLVENWMDLPEESGERGRLQRWLAKPHGFLLNLSGNVRRRLAGISRTERTKQDTDGTKRFSCPVGLGARPTLPYFHQSHANISELSTDCNSFAALMNCRSRQPIICNDVIGYI, from the exons ATGCACAGCGCCCGCCTCGACGCCTTTGTGAGCCACCTCCGGGCAGAAATG TTGTGCATGAAGGAGTCGAGCGAAGTGCTGCGGGGCCAGATGCACTGCATGATGCGGACTCTCCATGATCTGAAAAGGGCACATGACCAAGACCTCCGGCTGGATCCCAAGGAGATCAGGCCACTCCCTGCCATGCCTTCCCCAAAACAGTGCACCAGTCCAAGGGTGTCGGCCATTTCAGAAGCAGACTCTGCATGTTGCCTGGAGGTGGCTGTGGAGGAGGAGACGGCCTTCACTCCTCCTAGCAGTGAGCGGAGTCTGGAGTTTGATTCAGGTTACTCCGAAGTGTCAGGGAGCAGCTGGCGGGATGAGGAGTGCCCCCCATCATTGCGAGCCAGTAAGCTTTCCTCAGGGGGTTTCTTGCGCCGCCGAGCACCTGCCAGGAGGCCTCGGCCCAAATCTGCTTCCGATGCCTGCCTGGAGCGGTGGCGGGAAGCTGAACCTACAGACGCAGGGGACTGGACGGTGTCCCTTCTGTCACAGAGCCGCAACCGGCAACCCCTGGTGTTGGGTGACAACTGCTTCGCCGACTTGGTTGAGAACTGGATGGACCTACCCGAGGAGAGCGGGGAACGTGGGCGGCTGCAGCGCTGGCTGGCCAAGCCCCACGGATTCCTGCTCAACCTTTCCGGCAACGTGCGCCGCAGACTAGCTGGCATCTCACGCACAGAGCGCACCAAGCAGGACACTGACGGCACAAAGCGTTTTTCCTGCCCTGTGGGGCTGGGAGCACGGCCAACGCTACCCTATTTTCACCAGTCCCACGCCAACATCAGCGAGCTTTCTACAGACTGTAACAGCTTTGCTGCCCTCATGAACTGCCGAAGTCGGCAACCCATTATTTGCAATGATGTGATTGGATATATCTAG